The DNA sequence GGACATGCGGGAAGACACAGGTTTTCTCGCAACCAGATTCGCGGCAAAGGAGGCTTTTTTCAAGGCTCTGGGAACAGGGGTTACAGGGGGAGTACGGTGGCACGATTTCCTCCTCCCTCCCGAAGATAATACCTGTCCGAGTCCCGTTATCAGCGGAAAATCCAGGGAACTGCTTAGAGGCAGAAAAGTTTTTGTAAGCGTCTCCCGGACAGAAACCACCGCGGTAGCAATTGTTTTACTTGAAGAACAGGGGGAAGGTTATGAAATACTGGGTAATACCTGAGGAAATGGCTCAATACGACAGGAGGGCCATTGAGAGTGGAACTCCTGGAGACGTTCTGATGGAGAAAGCTGGAACTTGTGCAGCCGAGAGAGCCATGAAAATGACTGCCCCCGACCAAGGACCGGTCATTGTATTCGCGGGTTCGGGAAACAACGGCGGTGACGGACTGGTTTTAGCGAGAAGACTGCGTGAAAAATCGTATTACGCTCATGTGGTTCTCGCAACTGTTCCGGGGAAGAGTCTTTCACATAACTGCCAGGCAAATCTGAGCCGATTCGTGCAGGATGGCGGTATCGTTGTGCCACCGGACGAGATGGACAGATTACCTGATTCCCCCTCTCTGATCGTCGATGCCCTTCTGGGAACGGGTTTCAAGGGAAAGATCGAGGGTATATTCGCTGAATGCCTTGAAAAAGCTAGAAATTATGGCTGCAGAGTACTTGCCGTGGACACCCCTTCCGGTATAAACGGAAGAACGGGTGAAACCGATCCCCTTACATTAAAAGCGGACGCAACCGTCACTTTTGCCGCTCCGAAGGCAGGGCTTCTGTTCCCTCCGGGCTGCGGCTATTCAGGAAGTATTTTCACAGCTGATATCGGCATAGATGTTGATAAGACGAAAAACCGCATGATCCCCGGTCTTAGAGACGCTTACGAGCTTCTTCCCGAAAGACCTGTGGACGGACACAAGGGAACGTTCGGAAAGCTGTTGCTTGTCGGTGGTTCGGAGGCAATGCCCGGTGCCCCACAGTTGATGTCACTAGGTGCCTTGCGTTCCGGAGCAGGCCTTGTTACCCTTGCGGTACCTCTTTCCGCCCATCAGCTTATAGCAGGACGCATTCCAGAAGCGCTTTCGTCGTACTTCCTTCCGGGGGATGCTACGGGTATACCTGATACTGAGAATTTCCATGCAGCAGCCATCGGCCCGGGAATGGGAGATAATCCGGCAACCAGGAAAGTTGTGAACTACGTAATCAATCACTGGACGATTCCGCTGGTTCTGGACGCGGATGCTCTTAACGTCCTTGAT is a window from the Candidatus Aegiribacteria sp. genome containing:
- the acpS gene encoding holo-ACP synthase; this translates as MTAALKTHGVDSVSIKRVEKALKRSGKAFLKRIFDGGELDMREDTGFLATRFAAKEAFFKALGTGVTGGVRWHDFLLPPEDNTCPSPVISGKSRELLRGRKVFVSVSRTETTAVAIVLLEEQGEGYEILGNT
- a CDS encoding NAD(P)H-hydrate dehydratase — its product is MKYWVIPEEMAQYDRRAIESGTPGDVLMEKAGTCAAERAMKMTAPDQGPVIVFAGSGNNGGDGLVLARRLREKSYYAHVVLATVPGKSLSHNCQANLSRFVQDGGIVVPPDEMDRLPDSPSLIVDALLGTGFKGKIEGIFAECLEKARNYGCRVLAVDTPSGINGRTGETDPLTLKADATVTFAAPKAGLLFPPGCGYSGSIFTADIGIDVDKTKNRMIPGLRDAYELLPERPVDGHKGTFGKLLLVGGSEAMPGAPQLMSLGALRSGAGLVTLAVPLSAHQLIAGRIPEALSSYFLPGDATGIPDTENFHAAAIGPGMGDNPATRKVVNYVINHWTIPLVLDADALNVLDNPVAILERYRGKLLITPHPGEMSRLMNCDPSNIASRSGAAAKLAESAGVTVVLKGRPTMIFHPEKGSCTIPAGNNGLATGGSGDVLTGIISSLMAQGMEPFNAGILGVYAHGLAADIAVESSSARSLIATDIASFLGEAFRKIENGKNSDLLTSGGKWNSEYID